One Coprobacter fastidiosus genomic window, ATACTTCGACACCCATATTTGCCCGCTGATATACAAAAACTGGAAAATCTGAAAAGCCGTACCGCAAATAATACCAGCAATAAAAGCGTTCCAGAATTTAACTTTTGTATTGGGCACCAAAACATATATTCCTGTAAACAATAAACAGGTCAAGAAATAGGGACTAAACGAAATTAGATTTCTTACCAAAGGACTTATAAAATATAAATACGCATTGCTGTCAATACCCGTAGATATAAACAAAGATATACCACTGGAAGCTATCATCAAGACCGGAAGTAAAACAAACATCGAAGTATAATCGGTAATTTTACGATAAAAAGAACGATTTTTCTTTACCTGCCATATATCATTCAACGTACTTTCTACAGTACCCATCAGGCTTATTACCGTCCAAAGTAAAAAGATAATACCGATTCCGACAAATACTCCGCTTTTAGCCTGCGTCAAATAGGCATCGACGAATGAAAGAGCATGTGCAAGCGCTTCCTTTTGAGCTGGAAAATAATCGAACAATTGACTTTGCACAATATTTTGAAAACCAAAACCTTTAGCTATGGCAAACATTAAGGCTAAAGCCGGAACGACAGCTAATAATGTGCTATAGGTAAGTGCCGATGCTTTTGACTGAAGGTCATCTTCTCGAAACCGACGTACTGAAATAAATATAGTCTTTGCCAGATTGATCAACCTACGACGCAACCCCGAAACATCATTCCCGGTAATACGCCACATATCTTCAAATATAAATTTCGATGCGGTGCGAAAGAATGTTACAATCCGGAGTACTATATTATTTTTCGCCATATTTACAACAATCATTGAATAAAAAATACAGCAGAACGATAAGCCGGGTTCTGTACCTTAAAAAAGGCGTCTGTCATTTATCTTATCTTTATGTCGCCATAAAGCTTTAGCGGTTTACCCCCCGACATTGGACGAGCAGCCCTACTGCGTCGGTATACATAACCTTACAACCCATAAGACGTACGGCTTTTCGTGTCACCACGAAAACCGGTGAGCTCTTGCCTCACCTTTTCACCCTTGCTGCAAGCAGCGGTTATTTTCTGTTACGTTACTCTACTCTCACGAATAGCTTCCCGTTAGGAAATATGGTGCTCTATGTTGCCCGGACTTTCCTCACATGTTTCCATGAGCGACAGACTGTCCTGCTGTATATACTTGCAAAGATAATCGATTACCGGCGGTTATCCAAACTGCTGCCCGACAAAAAGAACAATCTTGTGCGATTATAACATTATTATAGAGATGATTGTTTTCATCTATCAGACTTTATGTCAGTTATATCGGTAACTTTGTCGGTTTTCCAGACAATGGTCAGTTAACCCCTGTTAATCACCTAAGAGAGCTATTAAAAGTTTCTAAAAAGAAACAGAGAGAGAAATAACCGCACGGATATTGTATTAAATTTAACGACTCAAACATTTAAAAACAGAGATTTATTAACAAATGAATAACAGAAACGTCATGGAAAATTTCAGCAAAAAACTTATCAGTTTTGCACTCGTGGCTCTCGTTAGTTCCGGAGTATCCATTGGTGCTTACTCCTTTCTAAACCGCTCGAAATCAATAAGCGATAACGCTATTGAGGAAGCCGGAAGCAAATACGCCAAACCCGTAGCTTTTACTCCGGTTTCAAACCGTCCGGCTATTGAAACCGATTTTACAAAAGCGGCGGCCAGTACAGTAAATGCCGTTGTCAGTATAAAATCTA contains:
- a CDS encoding YihY/virulence factor BrkB family protein; protein product: MAKNNIVLRIVTFFRTASKFIFEDMWRITGNDVSGLRRRLINLAKTIFISVRRFREDDLQSKASALTYSTLLAVVPALALMFAIAKGFGFQNIVQSQLFDYFPAQKEALAHALSFVDAYLTQAKSGVFVGIGIIFLLWTVISLMGTVESTLNDIWQVKKNRSFYRKITDYTSMFVLLPVLMIASSGISLFISTGIDSNAYLYFISPLVRNLISFSPYFLTCLLFTGIYVLVPNTKVKFWNAFIAGIICGTAFQIFQFLYISGQIWVSKYNAIYGSFAFLPLFLLWMQLSWLICLFGAVLSFSAQNIESYDFEQDTKNISRRYKDFVVLLIASVIVKRFENGETPLTMQQISKAYQIPIKLTSQVLYLLIEIGIVRETTTDDERLLAYQPASDISGMTVGTLLMRIDELGSEQFKINRDTLYNKHWVALLKAREQMYDTAGKVLLKDLSFNDLPVKIQEK